The Verrucomicrobiia bacterium genome has a window encoding:
- a CDS encoding four helix bundle protein, with product MRAAGKITHHWQLEVYQLSIATGMRLFELSKKFPREETYSLTDQVRRSSRSVSSHISEGWRRRRYEAAFCEKLNGAESEAAETQTWIEYAVRCGYITAKDGRELHRAYDFIMGKLVKMQNTPEVWLLKNPRTRC from the coding sequence ATGAGAGCAGCCGGCAAAATCACTCATCACTGGCAGTTGGAAGTCTATCAACTTTCCATCGCGACCGGAATGCGACTGTTCGAACTTTCCAAGAAGTTTCCACGCGAGGAGACATATTCGCTGACCGACCAGGTGCGCCGATCCTCCCGTTCCGTTTCCAGTCACATTTCGGAAGGCTGGCGCCGCCGGCGTTACGAGGCCGCATTTTGTGAGAAACTGAACGGCGCTGAAAGCGAGGCGGCTGAAACTCAGACTTGGATCGAATACGCCGTCCGGTGCGGCTACATCACCGCCAAGGATGGCCGGGAACTTCACCGCGCCTACGATTTCATCATGGGCAAGCTGGTAAAAATGCAGAACACCCCCGAAGTCTGGCTCCTCAAGAATCCACGCACGCGGTGCTGA
- a CDS encoding cation acetate symporter, whose protein sequence is MEPMLALAFDSYILAFSSLTVVVTIWMGFRAAKTSKTASDFFVAGRSVSVGWNASAISGEYLSAASFMGIAGMVMSSGYDALWYPVCYACGYLFLLLFIAGPLRRFGAYTIPDFAEGRFDSPLFRKIAVCFVLFIGFFYTMPQMKGAGTTLAYIFPGLPYWAGVVLVGAVITLNVALGGMKGITLVQAFQYWVKMFAISVPIFVLMAVYGHYGKQLGANGGNVQHPVSNVQRSTNGTNAALEVGSSKLSVERSVLPLTGLEVQKHPDFQKSFISFALNSERKIEQIVPALASDATVKEKADVVADWLTDAPQVDGMKTRTTLQTIGAYNAAIRRTVWVAISLTNSWMQNARTNPSFGVKQTRQQAELALEKFLNEAGIGLARLAGDEVAAIPNSEAAQYAKLFAAWNSATIVRKPLPEKAPKDETWLSPFGPLTTKAAKAAKLSPEEAKPYSLLYTYSLIIALICGTAGLPHILVRFYTNPDGGAAKRTTMWVMILIGIFYVFPPVFGVMGRNLFPELYSGIGAKGTDKIVLELPRLLNDKYAPLGSILSGITCAGAFAAFMSTFSGLLVSMTGAMAHDVYGRMLRPKSTPEQRMKMFKLFAIVIGAVAMLLGSFVEALEINFMVGQAFAIAAASYFPLLFMAVWWRKLTMKGAATGMLTGGLSAVAAISLTSFSTLAAAPGQAGELFAVFKPLNDFWAHHPLLRILCEQPAIWAVPLAIGLMIVISKLTQKDVPADIRMKMLVLHAPEKLGLKQEYIQEHQPGAH, encoded by the coding sequence ATGGAACCCATGCTCGCCCTCGCCTTCGACTCCTACATCCTCGCCTTCAGCTCCCTCACCGTCGTCGTGACGATCTGGATGGGCTTTCGCGCGGCGAAAACATCCAAGACCGCGAGCGACTTCTTCGTGGCGGGCCGCAGCGTGAGTGTGGGCTGGAATGCCAGCGCCATCTCCGGCGAATACCTCAGCGCCGCCAGCTTCATGGGCATCGCGGGCATGGTGATGTCGAGCGGTTACGATGCGCTGTGGTATCCGGTCTGTTACGCGTGCGGCTATCTGTTCCTGCTGCTGTTCATCGCCGGCCCGTTGCGCCGCTTCGGGGCCTACACAATTCCGGATTTCGCCGAGGGCCGGTTCGACTCGCCGCTGTTCCGCAAGATCGCCGTGTGCTTCGTGCTGTTCATTGGCTTCTTCTACACGATGCCGCAGATGAAAGGCGCGGGGACGACGCTGGCCTACATCTTCCCGGGCCTGCCGTATTGGGCGGGCGTGGTGCTGGTGGGCGCGGTCATCACGCTCAACGTCGCGCTCGGCGGCATGAAAGGCATCACGCTGGTGCAGGCGTTTCAATACTGGGTCAAGATGTTCGCCATCTCGGTGCCCATCTTCGTGCTCATGGCGGTGTATGGGCATTATGGGAAACAACTCGGGGCGAATGGGGGAAACGTCCAACATCCAGTGTCCAACGTCCAACGTTCAACGAACGGGACGAACGCTGCTTTGGAAGTTGGAAGTTCAAAGTTGAGCGTTGAACGTTCAGTTCTTCCGTTGACAGGGCTTGAAGTTCAAAAGCATCCCGATTTCCAAAAAAGCTTCATCAGCTTCGCGCTTAATTCTGAGCGTAAGATTGAGCAAATTGTTCCGGCACTTGCGAGTGATGCCACGGTTAAAGAAAAGGCTGACGTCGTTGCGGATTGGTTGACCGATGCTCCGCAGGTGGACGGAATGAAAACTCGGACAACGCTACAGACCATCGGTGCATATAATGCAGCCATTCGTCGCACCGTTTGGGTGGCAATTAGTCTGACAAACTCGTGGATGCAGAATGCAAGAACCAACCCGTCCTTTGGCGTAAAACAAACGCGCCAGCAAGCCGAGCTAGCGCTAGAAAAATTCTTGAACGAAGCTGGTATTGGCTTGGCAAGACTGGCTGGCGATGAGGTGGCAGCAATTCCGAACAGTGAAGCGGCGCAGTATGCGAAGTTATTCGCTGCGTGGAATTCGGCAACCATTGTTCGCAAACCGCTCCCCGAAAAAGCTCCCAAGGACGAAACGTGGCTTTCCCCCTTCGGCCCGCTCACGACCAAAGCCGCCAAGGCCGCGAAACTTTCGCCTGAAGAAGCCAAGCCTTACTCGCTGCTCTACACCTATTCGCTCATCATCGCGCTCATCTGCGGCACGGCGGGATTGCCCCACATCCTCGTGCGCTTCTACACCAACCCCGACGGCGGCGCGGCCAAGCGCACCACCATGTGGGTGATGATTCTCATCGGCATCTTCTACGTCTTCCCGCCCGTGTTCGGCGTGATGGGTCGCAACCTGTTCCCCGAGCTTTACTCCGGCATCGGCGCGAAAGGCACGGACAAGATCGTCCTCGAACTCCCGCGCCTGCTGAACGACAAATACGCGCCGCTCGGCTCAATCCTCTCCGGCATCACCTGCGCCGGCGCGTTCGCGGCGTTCATGAGCACGTTCAGCGGCCTGCTCGTCAGCATGACCGGCGCGATGGCCCACGACGTCTATGGCCGGATGCTGCGACCCAAGTCCACGCCCGAGCAGCGCATGAAGATGTTCAAGCTCTTCGCCATCGTCATCGGCGCGGTGGCGATGTTGTTGGGCAGCTTCGTTGAGGCGCTGGAAATCAACTTCATGGTCGGCCAGGCGTTTGCCATCGCGGCGGCAAGCTATTTCCCGCTGCTGTTCATGGCCGTCTGGTGGCGCAAGCTCACCATGAAGGGCGCCGCCACCGGCATGTTGACCGGCGGGTTGAGCGCGGTGGCGGCCATTTCGCTGACGAGCTTCAGCACGCTGGCGGCCGCGCCGGGCCAGGCGGGTGAGCTCTTCGCCGTGTTCAAACCGTTGAATGACTTTTGGGCGCACCATCCCCTGCTCCGCATCCTGTGCGAGCAACCCGCCATCTGGGCCGTGCCGCTGGCCATCGGCCTGATGATCGTCATTTCCAAGCTCACGCAAAAGGACGTGCCGGCGGACATCCGCATGAAGATGCTGGTATTGCACGCACCGGAGAAGCTGGGCCTGAAACAAGAATACATCCAGGAGCATCAACCCGGCGCGCACTGA
- a CDS encoding transposase, translated as MSQQLPKSGRGLPHNPDVRELVADKRKWSATSPQELGKRGFPGWHERGYLPHRDEPGLIQFVTFHLADSFPAALRSEWAAMLEVEDVPARREMLQEYLDKGRGSRVLQQPDVAKVVEDSLRFRHNQSYELRAWVVMPNHVHVLLKVGNVSLSRVVEDWKRFTAHAINQRVGRKGQLWFSDYWDTYMRHAGHEAHTQHYIEANPVKALLAREAKQWPWSSARLRDDFGRLCL; from the coding sequence GTGAGCCAGCAATTACCGAAGTCTGGTCGAGGCCTGCCGCACAACCCCGACGTGCGCGAACTGGTGGCCGACAAACGGAAATGGTCGGCCACGTCACCGCAGGAACTCGGCAAACGAGGCTTTCCCGGCTGGCACGAACGGGGCTACCTGCCACATCGTGACGAGCCGGGCTTGATCCAGTTCGTCACGTTTCATCTGGCGGATTCATTCCCTGCCGCATTGCGTTCGGAGTGGGCGGCGATGCTGGAAGTCGAGGATGTGCCGGCGCGGCGTGAAATGTTGCAGGAGTATCTCGACAAAGGACGCGGCAGCCGTGTCCTCCAGCAGCCAGACGTGGCGAAGGTGGTGGAAGATTCACTGCGGTTCCGGCACAACCAAAGTTACGAGCTTCGGGCGTGGGTGGTGATGCCAAATCATGTTCACGTCCTGCTCAAGGTGGGAAACGTGAGCCTGTCGCGCGTTGTGGAGGATTGGAAGAGATTCACGGCCCACGCAATCAACCAGCGGGTGGGCAGAAAGGGACAGCTCTGGTTCAGCGATTATTGGGACACTTACATGCGCCATGCCGGGCATGAAGCGCATACCCAACATTACATCGAGGCGAATCCAGTGAAAGCTTTGCTGGCCCGCGAGGCGAAGCAATGGCCGTGGAGTAGTGCCCGATTGCGGGATGACTTCGGTCGACTGTGCCTTTGA